One stretch of Nicotiana tabacum cultivar K326 chromosome 18, ASM71507v2, whole genome shotgun sequence DNA includes these proteins:
- the LOC107830722 gene encoding putative late blight resistance protein homolog R1A-10, giving the protein MAYAAVTSLMSTLGLLLQSNSRLNLPNEEQTESLHKRVKEQIQSFRQKVGSLQALLETLEKNINDPKTIEHCEVKIKDAAHDAEYRIESVLEKFYKAQNEKISREAYEEFCKRLQKASESIDSNSRKLTESMKSGLQATSSLIQSFDLPEHSPQLGNSMVGHENELEDVKCKLMKISSDERETMAITGMGGIGKTTFARKIYDDPEIKSHFDILAWVTVSKEYCVRKMLLQLLHCIPSTEEVRREARDDGELAGKLKQRLWKRRYLVVIDDIWSSKAWDDISLWFPDCKGSHILLTTRCGNVASYAAPGKTPHHMSSLSPEKSWELLQSKLLEKVELSPELVKIGKKIAENCHGMPLTITVVAGILSKCNNALEGWKRVAHDVKSAIFKDLGRQCEKVLGLSYYYLPQHLKACFLYFGIFPEDEEVDVRRLVELWVARGFLKEADNKSLEDIAGECLQELIDRNLVLVSGQSFWGEVETCKIHDLLHELCLRQARSENFLPVTKSKPLNRVTCVSRSSVQDCLMIVRSISDFYWLNSLRRDQKKIRTIVYKGERKRAERERFEFKIFKMIRVLDLRKLYFDNGIPTSVFDLVHLRYLSLYIEKHEYIPLSKLQNLQILIVEIGKNWADKMPIEIWRMPQLRTVRFVKTGWQCPPNMPIGEREHTVLQHLHTLTGVGAAWCKKEIFALMPNLKNLEIVLGGVTRDLWKRISCLPLIEVLRIIVGKIDYSAFSLYRSKAHADFLKYRSTFPPTLRRLTLGGTCLPWEAMDIVGMLPNLEILELEDDACGVKPKTAWKPSEEGFPQLKFLSLCHMLCFTEWKATEDHFPVLERLFISHCPRLEEIPQEFANIFTLQLIELHDCCIHLAISAQQIEQEQEATYGSQVTNVHTYNCGQAYCFQCQHVLKRNSC; this is encoded by the exons aTGGCTTATGCTGCTGTGACCTCTCTTATGTCAACTCTTGGATTGCTACTGCAATCCAATTCCCGTTTAAATCTTCCCAACGAAGAGCAAACTGAATCTCTTCACAAAAGAGTAAAAGAACAGATTCAATCCTTTCGCCAAAAAGTCGGTTCACTGCAAGCGCTTCTTGAAACATTGGAGAAGAATATCAATGATCCTAAGACAATTGAACATTGTGAAGTCAAGATCAAAGATGCAGCACATGATGCAGAATATcgaattgaatcagtattggaaAAATTTTACAAGGCTCAAAATGAAAAAATTAGTAGAGAAGCTTATGAGGAGTTTTGCAAGAGGTTGCAAAAAGCATCTGAGTCCATAGATTCCAATTCCAGAAAGTTAACTGAAAGTATGAAGAGTGGTTTGCAGGCAACTAGTTCACTTATCCAAAGTTTTGATTTACCAGAACATTCTCCACAACTTGGCAATAGCATGGTTGGACATGAAAATGAACTGGAGGATGTGAAGTGTAAACTCATGAAAATCTCATCCGATGAAAGAGAAACTATGGCAATCACAGGTATGGGGGGCATAGGCAAGACAACCTTTGCTAGAAAAATTTATGATGATCCAGAAATTAAATCACATTTTGACATTCTAGCATGGGTTACTGTGTCAAAGGAATACTGTGTTAGAAAGATGTTGCTGCAGCTTCTTCATTGTATTCCATCAACGGAAGAAGTACGCCGTGAAGCAAGGGATGATGGTGAGCTAGCAGGCAAATTGAAACAGAGGCTGTGGAAACGCAGGTACCTAGTTGTCATCGACGATATATGGAGCAGCAAAGCTTGGGATGATATAAGTCTATGGTTTCCAGATTGCAAAGGAAGTCATATCCTACTTACCACAAGGTGCGGGAATGTGGCCAGTTATGCTGCTCCAGGTAAGACTCCTCATCACATGTCTTCTCTAAGTCCGGAGAAAAGTTGGGAACTATTGCAATCGAAGCTTCTTGAGAAAGTAGAGCTCTCTCCAGAATTAGTaaaaattggaaagaaaattgcagaaaattgtcATGGAATGCCTTTGACTATTACTGTAGTTGCTGGAATTCTATCTAAATGCAACAATGCATTAGAAGGATGGAAGCGAGTAGCACATGATGTAAAATCAGCAATATTTAAAGATCTTGGTAGACAATgcgaaaaggtccttgggttaagTTACTACTATCTTCCTCAACACCTAAAGGCTTGCTTTctatattttggaatttttcccGAAGATGAAGAAGTTGATGTGAGAAGATTAGTGGAGCTATGGGTTGCACGGGGATTTTTAAAGGAAGCTGATAATAAAAGTTTGGAGGACATAGCTGGAGAATGTTTGCAAGAACTTATAGATAGAAATCTGGTTCTTGTAAGCGGGCAGAGTTTTTGGGGAGAAGTGGAAACATGTAAGATCCATGACCTCTTACATGAGTTATGCTTAAGACAAGCTCGAAGTGAGAACTTCCTACCTGTTACAAAAAGTAAACCACTGAATCGAGTCACGTGTGTCTCCCGATCATCTGTACAGGATTGTCTAATGATTGTTCGCTCAATTAGCGATTTTTATTGGTTAAACTCTCTTCGCCGTGATCAAAAGAAAATACGCACTATTGTCTATAAAGGTGAACGCAAACGTGCGGAGAGAGAAAGATTCGAATTCAAGATCTTCAAAATGATCAGAgtattggacttgagaaagttatACTTTGATAATGGTATTCCAACTTCAGTATTTGATTTAGTGCACCTAAGGTATCTATCCTTGTACATTGAAAAACATGAATATATCCCTCTTTCCAAACTTCAAAATTTGCAAATTTTGATTGTTGAAATAGGAAAGAATTGGGCAGATAAGATGCCTATAGAAATTTGGAGGATGCCACAGTTAAGGACTGTACGCTTTGTCAAGACAGGATGGCAATGTCCTCCCAATATGCCAATAGGTGAAAGGGAGCATACGGTTTTACAACACCTACATACTTTAACTGGTGTTGGTGCTGCATGGTGTAAAAAAGAAATCTTTGCATTAATGCCTAACTTGAAGAACCTGGAAATTGTGTTAGGCGGAGTTACTCGCGATTTGTGGAAACGTATTTCCTGTTTGCCTCTAATTGAGGTACTTAGAATTATAGTTGGAAAAATTGATTATAGTGCCTTTTCCCTGTACAGATCAAAAGCACATGCCGATTTTTTGAAATATCGAAGCACTTTTCCACCAACCCTTAGAAGGTTGACATTAGGTGGGACATGTCTTCCTTGGGAGGCTATGGACATAGTTGGCATGTTGCCTAACCTCGAGATACTGGAACTGGAAGACGATGCCTGCGGAGTTAAACCTAAGACCGCGTGGAAACCCTCCGAAGAAGGGTTTCCTCAATTAAAGTTCTTGTCACTATGTCATATGCTTTGTTTCACAGAGTGGAAGGCTACAGAAGATCATTTTCCTGTCTTGGAGAGACTATTTATATCTCATTGTCCGCGGCTAGAAGAGATCCCACAAGAATTTGCAAATATTTTTACACTTCAATTGATCGAGTTACATGACTGCTGTATTCACCTGGCCATATCAGCACAGCAGATTGAACAAGAGCAAGAAGCCACTTATGGAAGCCAAGTGACAAATGTCCATACATACAATTGTGGACAAG cTTACTGCTTCCAATGTCAACATGTACTGAAGAGAAATTCCTGCTGA
- the LOC107830720 gene encoding putative late blight resistance protein homolog R1B-17 → MKSTLMETSSDETQVVAIVGMGGIGKTTFARRIYDDLEIKSHFDILAWVTMSKEYGVRKMLLQLLHCIPSTEAVSREATDDGELADKLKQKLWKRRYLVVIDDIWSTKAWDDISQWFPDSKGSHALLTTRCGNVASYAASGKPPHHMSPLSAKESWELLQSKVELSPELLEVGKKIADNCHGVPLAVTVVAGLLSKCNNALDRWEQVAEDVKSAIFKDPGQQCEKVLALSYYYLPQHLKGCFLYFGIFSQDDEINVTTLINLWVAEGILKEVDYKSLEDVAEEYLQELIDRNWVLVGQQNFCGDVETCRIHDLLHELCLRQARSENFLPVIDDKPPYRASRVPQSFMQVCVMIVRSIGGFHRLNSHSYDQKVIRTIVYQGEHAYYAPRNKYLLVVDNERGMREISEFKNSKMIRVLALRKLCFHNDIPASLFDLVNLRYLSLSIDSPKFLPLLKLQRLQVLTVEIENFASNMIPLQIWRMPQLRSVHFIKTRWRCPPNMANAEGKQVILEHLHTLSGVGPAWCKNEIFALMPNLNKLEIVLDRSVDDQHRDLWIAISYLPLVETLRIKAGWWDFDERCVILIICQLLYQ, encoded by the coding sequence ATGAAGAGTACTCTCATGGAAACATCATCCGACGAAACACAAGTTGTGGCAATTGTAGGTATGGGGGGCATCGGCAAGACAACTTTTGCTAGAAGAATTTATGATGATCTGGAAATTAAATCACATTTTGACATTCTAGCATGGGTTACTATGTCAAAGGAATACGGTGTTAGAAAAATGCTGCTGCAGCTTCTTCATTGTATTCCATCAACCGAAGCCGTAAGCCGTGAAGCAACGGATGATGGCGAGCTAGCAGACAAATTGAAACAAAAGCTGTGGAAGCGCAGGTACCTAGTTGTCATCGACGATATATGGAGCACCAAGGCTTGGGATGATATAAGTCAATGGTTTCCAGATTCCAAAGGAAGTCATGCCCTACTTACAACAAGGTGTGGTAATGTGGCCAGTTATGCTGCATCAGGTAAGCCTCCTCATCACATGTCTCCTCTGAGTGCAAAAGAAAGTTGGGAACTATTGCAATCGAAAGTAGAGCTCTCCCCAGAATTATTGGAAGTTGGAAAGAAAATTGCAGATAATTGTCACGGAGTGCCTTTGGCTGTTACTGTAGTTGCTGGGCTTCTATCTAAATGCAACAATGCACTAGACAGATGGGAGCAAGTTGCAGAAGATGTAAAATCAGCAATATTTAAAGATCCTGGTCAACAATGTGAAAAGGTTCTTGCTTTAAGTTACTATTATCTACCTCAACACCTAAAGGGTTGCTTTCTGTATTTTGGGATTTTTTCCCAAGATGATGAGATTAACGTGACAACATTAATCAACCTATGGGTTGCAGAGGGGATTTTAAAGGAAGTTGATTATAAAAGTTTGGAAGACGTAGCTGAGGAATATTTACAAGAACTTATAGACAGAAATTGGGTTCTAGTAGGCCAGCAGAATTTTTGTGGAGATGTGGAAACATGTAGGATACATGATCTCTTGCATGAGTTATGCTTGAGACAAGCTCGAAGTGAGAACTTCCTACCTGTTATAGACGATAAACCACCATATCGAGCCTCACGTGTCCCCCAATCATTCATGCAGGTCTGCGTGATGATTGTTCGGTCAATTGGTGGTTTTCATCGCTTAAACTCTCATAGCTATGATCAAAAGGTAATTCGCACTATTGTCTATCAAGGTGAACATGCATATTATGCGCCTCGTAACAAATATCTTTTAGTAGTTGATAACGAAAGAGGGATGAGGGAAATATCAGAATTCAAGAATTCCAAAATGATCAGAGTATTGGCCTTGAGAAAATTATGCTTTCATAATGACATTCCAGCTTCATTATTTGATTTGGTGAATCTAAGGTATCTATCCTTGTCCATTGACAGTCCTAAATTTCTCCCTCTTCTCAAACTTCAAAGACTGCAAGTTTTGACTGTTGAAATAGAAAACTTTGCGAGCAATATGATACCTTTACAAATTTGGAGGATGCCACAGTTAAGGAGTGTTCACTTTATAAAAACAAGATGGCGATGTCCTCCGAATATGGCCAACGCTGAAGGGAAACAAGTAATTTTGGAACACCTACATACTCTAAGTGGTGTTGGTCCAGCATGGTGTAAAAATGAAATCTTTGCACTAATGCCTAACTTGAACAAGTTGGAGATTGTGTTAGACAGGAGTGTTGATGATCAACACCGCGATTTGTGGATAGCTATTTCATATTTACCTCTAGTTGAGACACTTAGAATTAAAGCTGGGTGGTGGGATTTTGATGAACGTTGTGTCATACTAATTATATGCCAACTTTTATATCAATAG